The DNA segment TCTCCCGCGTCGCCGTCCAGGCGCGCATCCAGTCACTGATGGACGAGGGCGTCATCGAACGGTTCACCGCCGTCATCAATCCTTCCCGGATCGGGATGTCGGTGTCCGCCTTTTTTAACGTCGAAGTCGATCCGCAATATTTGCAGCAAGTTGCCGACCGGCTTGCCGGCGAACCGGAAGTGACCAGCCTGTACCATATGACCGGCCCGAGCAAACTGCACATGCACGGGTTATTCGAGGATATGCAGCAAATGGAGAAATTTCTGGTGGAGAAGCTGTATGCGATGCCGGGAATCGTC comes from the Paenibacillus thermoaerophilus genome and includes:
- a CDS encoding Lrp/AsnC family transcriptional regulator is translated as MNTPDGSATRPPVRLDEIDRRIIAALHDNARISYTELGHQIGLSRVAVQARIQSLMDEGVIERFTAVINPSRIGMSVSAFFNVEVDPQYLQQVADRLAGEPEVTSLYHMTGPSKLHMHGLFEDMQQMEKFLVEKLYAMPGIVSVDSQLLIKRYKSRMGLKL